A region of the Mytilus galloprovincialis chromosome 1, xbMytGall1.hap1.1, whole genome shotgun sequence genome:
catagatttccattcacttttactaaagttagagtgggaaaactaaaagtattcggacgacgacgaccatcccctaaggagttattgcccttcatagtcaatttttaacaattttcttaaaatttgaagattttcaataacattttccacagaaagtactgttatagattgagataattgtaaacagcaagaatgtttagtaaagtaagatctacaaacacatcaccatcaccaaaacacaattttgtcatgaatccatctgtgtccattgtttaatattcacatagaccaaggtgagcaacacaggctctttagagcctctagttctataGTACACTGCAAATGTGTATGAATTACAATAAATGAGTATTCATTATGATATAGCTACCCAACAACATAACATAGAACTTACCTGTATATGCATTTTAATAACAGCTTTTCCTATTAATGTTGCaccaaaaaatgtccaaaatggaaTGAGAAAATGACCACATGTTATTCCTGCCAAATCAAACAGAGGGTTTGgtatctgtaaaaaaaagtaaaatttataatcaaaacaatcaaaattgaatttataCAAATTCAGAGGCAACCCAGTTTCACAATGAAGTAAGCTTAAATAAAATCTATgctttttcaatgtttaaaagaTTACAATACCAATTTCTAAAATTAGcctatatttaatattttatcaatagATATGTACCAACATCTGAGCATCTGCAACTCATATATTTAACTGACAGACTTCttatacagatttaaaaatagaattaaagaaCAAAGAGGCACAGATTAAAATAAAGCATGTTTTTTTGTCTGATAATTGACAAATTGACCATGTTtatagaaaaaatgttttgtcgtttggAAAAGTTTTTCCAGAAGTGATGTTTTTAAGATTAATACCtgcatactgtaaaccaacttattttcgcggatactttatttcgcgtttatctCCAGCTAGTCTACTTCacggcgatttaatttcgcgattttttaGTTAACTTGATatagtttaataaggaaagatccaagttatacatattcgcgacgatttaattttgcgttatttttcttcCCCCAAGAGTCGCGAAAATTAATCGGTcgcgaaattaagttggtttacagtattcagAATTTCAGACACAAATTAAAAGTACCATTTATTAAGATTAAACCTTACATAGAAACCCCAGTAATGTTTATCTAGCTTAGTACTTaccgattgattgattgattgttggttgcttaacgtccagtggcaaatatttcatgcatattcaggacgagaacaagttcacaataaatacaataggtaggtctagtcacaatagaggccatctgggatgatggtcggggaaatttggactgccactggaaaatgagggtttattggatagggaaagaaattttgccttgcaacaggccacctaccctcaaagagttgttgcaagggttctttacGTGCAAAGAGCTTggcactctctctacacgagacatcggatttaacgtccccattctgaccggacgtgactgtgaacttgatacatcccgcacagccaaacggacaccccacttcagcaagcgttttactgccagtcgagagaagaccaagtgaccatatttctattccccagtcacccttgggggtcaGTACTTACCGATGCACAGGCTAAGATACCAAAGAATCCAACTTTCTGTACAAGGTTATGTACAGCTAATTTAGATTTTTCCATAAAtccctgaaaataaaaaataaaacaatagacaagaatatattaaaaattcttttcCAATTATCATGCTTGAGATAACAGAAATTTCAAATCCTTCTTGTTTGTTTACTATTTAAATGCATTTGGACACATTTAATTCTACTTTTTAACCATTGTTAACTCTAGATCTACTTGAAATATGAACTGATTTAAAATAATGGATAAATTTTTTGTTGCTAATTTGCTTCTAGCTATATTTTCCTCGTTTTAGGTCATAtgctcttattttttttttttataagttttggattttcaaatatttccacCTAAAGCATTGCTGAAGAGTCATTTCTTgtcaaaatgcacatctggtgcagaaaaattggtacctttAATGTTATTAATTACAGTAATAACTAACAAACACAGTGAACAAAGCTAACAAAGTCATACCCTCTAAGCACTGTAAAAAGTGTGACAAATCAAGCCAACATAACAAAGAAGCAAAGTCGTGAGTTTTGTTAAGACGTAGCATATGGTTATTTATGCGCTCAATATCATTATGCaagaaaaattctttaatttttttaaatgaaatccaTTTCAATGCTGGTTCAGAAACAAGATGCCTAAAAACTTCTGAAGATATAGTAGTCCAAATATGAGACATGAGAATgaacagacaaacagaccaacAAGTTAAACATACAATTACTATATACAGCTCCCTTAAAAAGGGAGGTATAATACCTACACTGTTAGTGAATTTTAAAATGGATATCCCCAAAACCATAAATAATATTATCTTCACTCGGAGAGTAAGAACAAGAtaacgtttctttgtttacaccGTCAAGTAGTGTTCAACAACTGTATctatatagattcctacactgcatcaagtgtattacgatatttctccactcgagacagttaaattttattatttaaagcacgaggcttaaaatttaactgtctcaagtggagaaatatcgtaatacacgagttatagtgtcggaatctgtttctctaatgatttttatccttctttttcaaagattttcagaaacttgtgttctttatatgcgacgtcatcaggcattgcCGCCTTTTTTCATGGCGTCACAATAGgacaattcagaagaaaaaaaaaacatttagatgtcataatcaaatttcgactaatcatttgccgagaacagatttttcactagtgaggaggaatatttttctcacaccggtcaggaaatgtgaaaatagcacaaaaattagagaaagtaTCATCAATGTCTGTGCATAGATGTTAAAGAGGAGTTACACTTACAAGAGACAATTACCATAAAAAGCTCAGTATGATAAGTCCCCATTCCCTTTTTGCAACAGGAATTCAGAAAAACCTTTTTGTCACTCAGTGAAATTCTTCAACTTTCAAGATCATGGtcgtttaaaatgtttatagttcaaaatgttgaaaaggaTTCTAGAACACTGTTATGACTGTACAGATgctaaataaacacaaaataaaaaaataaaaaatattggaaagtttttgtgtaaattgtaaacaatttcATTGTAAGTATGTAAAACATGTAGAAATCCGATCCATAATAAATATTGGGGAAAAAATACAACTTGATATTAGGTGTTAGCTTTTAGTAAAttactgttaaatttattcatggCTTGAACGTGTGATGACCGTAGCCAAATTATCCGCCAGCAGCTGTCTGAAACACCAAATCCAATAAATAACTTCTTACGTAAAAATGTAGTTTATACATCATTATGCAATGctatgaatagaaataagaaatgactaatgaattatattacattttgatatttattagtaaatatttttaattgaatattagTATGGAACAGATAATcattaaagaatttgaaaagaaataaaggTGCCCTCTACTCTTTCAGAACATTTCGCAAAGTAAgcaaacatcacaaaattcttgCCTTAAGTACTTCAAAATTTGCACTGCTGCCCAGCAATTTGAGATTTGCAGTAAGACTATTGATTTTGCAAGCCCGAGTACGGTGCCACATATTGTAATATTGAAGTAGGTTCAATTATCTCCCCTATCATAATACGACCAAGATTATATTCCTTCATGTACATTGTCAGGTAGAGTTCTACAACTGTGTAAAGTGACCAACAGACAGATAGGTAGTCTGATTCCTAGATTTAAACCTCAAAAGCTTAGGTTGTTGGAAGGGGAGTTTAAAAAAAGATAGAATGCCACTTACATTTTAAATCGTGTCAATGGTTTCACAAAAGTTGACACAAAATGCACAAAGGacaaaagtaaaaattataaaatagacagaacaagaatgtgtccaaagtacacagatgccccactcgcactatccttttccatgttcgatggactgtgaaattgggtaataatctaatttggcattaaaattagaaagattatatcataagcaacaagtgtactaagtttcaagttgattggacttcagcttcatcaaaaactaccttgaccaaaaactttaacctgaatggatgcacagacgaacggacagacgaacgaagccacagaccagaaaacataatgcccctctactatcgtaggtggggcataaaaaacagaGTGATTACTAGAAGGCACCCACAAAAACATGAAAGGCCAAAAATAACAGTACACACTCTCACTCGGACCATAACCTGTGAGACTTACTAATTCTTCAGGATGCTCTTTTTTCTCATGAATGAGTTCTTCTATTTCTTCAAACTCATCGTCATCAAGATCTGCCCCTGACAGCCTGGCTACCCTTGCCATAAAATAGGGCGGCAATTCTCCAAGTGCTGTCCCAGCACCCTGAAacataaagatatatttttttaatctctcACTCTATAATATAAATTATCCAATAATTAGTACTTCTTGTATGGTGtggtataaaaaatattcttgcatttttgtgcctgtcccaagtcaggagcctctggcctgtgttagtcttgtatgatttttaattttagttcatttatatatttcgggtttaacatccattatcactgagctaatacacatttttgtttagaggccagctaaaGCATGCCATGGGTGCGGGATTTTTCTCTTTgtgttgatgacccattggtggtctttggtGAATATTGCTCTcaggttgggttgttgtctctttaacacattccctatatccattctcaattttatctaaatatctatgatgagtttatttatttgctATGATAGTTTAGGAGACAATATCATTTTCATAAAGGTTGAATATATGACATACCCACATAATAGCTTCAAGTctgactttattcattatagtcCATAATGATACTGTGCTGCCATCTGTAACACCTTCCGGACAAACAATTCTAAAAATACAAGATTACTTAAATTTAATCTAGTGTATGAAATAAGGGATCTATATACATTTATTCATATATGACATTATTTGTTAACacagtttaaaaattaaatctgttcatcaatatattttataaattacataaaataggccgttagttttcctcgtttgaattgttttacattgtcatttcgggcctttgcggtatgggcttagctcattgttgaaggccgtacggtgacctatagttgttaatttctgtatcattttggtttcTTGAGGAGAGTAgtcttattgtcaatcataccacatcttctttttcataataaatatttaagaaactaTATGTCATACAACTAATAGGGAAAGAAACACaagcaaattaaagaaaaatgctatttcaacataagaaatttattaaaaaaaatccagaaaattataaaattcagaatTGATTCCTATcattcacaaaataaaacaattcaaacaggaaaattaaTCTTCAAAATATTACTGAACACAAAactttgtttttgatgaagtagaaaagtatcaaatgaaaaataactttccaACTACTTAAAGATACTGTTTATATTGGAAGGTTAAAAATTTAGGAAGATTAACACAATCATACTATTCCGTGAAATTTAAGAGTAAGCAAGTCTTTCAGAAActttaataaatcaaaattttataaagcattcactgaatccattgatacatgtatcttaCTAAATTAAGAAATATGGGAAGTATtagcaaacaagaatgtgtcaatagtacacggATACCCTAttaacactatcattttctatgttcagtggactgtgaaattggggacagaactctaatttggcattaacataaaaaaagatcatatcatagggaacatgctataagtttcaagttgattggacttcaacttcatcaaaaactaccttgaccataaactttaacctgaagcaggatagACAGACAAATAAACGATGCACAGACCTAAAAAGGTACTGCCCctaggtggggtataaaaattttaaacacaacatttttaaattaaagaaccttagtgagcgcgctcacataccccacgtccccacattgtcattggagaaataaaataagtatgagaaaaaaaaattgtataaaaaaaaaaattgaatcataatttcctgtcgatatacacatctacatagtatgtccttattatctgaaaaggtttcatgaaattctgttgtgtggtttgagaggagttgcgatgacaaaaggttgcagtagtatattgggcaaataagttcaaaggggcgtaactcctgggaaaaaaattgaatcgtaatttcctgttgatatgcacatctaagtagtatgtccttattatctgaaaaggtttcatgaaattctgttgtgcggtttcagaggagttgagatcacaaactgttgcagtagtacattaaagtaaataagttcaaaggggcgtaactcctgggaaaaaaatgaatcgtaatttcctgccgatatgcacatctacgtagtatgtccttattatctgaaaaggtttcatgaaattctgttgtgtggtttatacttcgttgcgtggggtataataaactTTATACATACTCTGTTGGATATGGTGGTTCTGGAAAGTTTGTAGATTTACATTCATAAGCTGCTAACGTTACTGCTGCAATATGTGGTCCCTGAAATAAtacaaattaaagaaccttagtgagcacgctcacataccccaagtccccacattgtcattggagaaattaaataagtacaagaaaaaaaaaatggtataagaaaaaatattgaataataatttcctgtcaatatacacatctacatagtatgtccttattatctacaaaattccatgaaattctgttgtgtgttttcagaggagttgatatgacaaactgttgcagaagtacattgaagcaaataagttcaaaggggcgtaactcctagaaataaaattgaatcgtaatttcccgtcgatatgcacaactacatagtatgtccttattatctgaaaaggtttcatgaaattctgttgtgtagtttcagaggagttgcgatgacaaactgttgcagtagtacattaaagtaaataagttcaaaggggcgtaactcctagaaaaaaaattgaatcgcaatttcccgtcgatatgcacaactacatagtatgtccttattatctgaaaaggtttcgtgaaattctgttgtgtggtttgagaggagttgcgatgacaaactgttgtagtagtacattaaagtaaataagttcaaaggggcgtaattcctagaaaaaaaattaaatcgcaatttcccgtcgatatgcacaactacatagtatgtccttattatctgaaaaggtttcgtgaaattctgttgtgtggtttgagaggagttgcgatgacaagaaacaggactgacggacggattgacggacggactgacggaaggacgggtcaaaaacattataccctccgcaacttctttgcgtggggtataataacaTTTAACATGGGATATTGTGTATATGGAGTTGTAGAGGATGGCATCTAAATTCCGGTAAAAATAAACTCTGAATCTAGAATTTCTGAAAAACGCAAAGTAATCTTTTTAACAGACTTAGAGAtaagacaaaatatacaagtttacaaaacacaacagaacTGCATGTAATCCTGGTCAATCACAAGATactcaaaaaatgtttgtaatcatGTGTTTCATGACAGACTAATGTTAATACACCTAGATAAAGTGctcaccagatataatagaaatgtatgtaatcctgtccccagacctacagatgatagtacaccaagatatactcaccagatataatagaaatgtatgtaatcctgtccccagacctacagatgatagtacaccaagatatactcaccagatataatagaaatgtatgtaatcctgtccccagacctacagatgatagtacaccaagatatactcaccagatataatagaaatgtatgtaatcctgtccccagacctacagatgatagtacaccaagatatactcaccagatataatagaaatgtatgtaatcctgtccccagacctacagatgatagtacaccaagatatactcaccagatataatagaaatgtatgtaatcctgtcccCAGACCTACAGATGATAGTACACCAAGACCTAACCAATATGCACACCATAATACATATTTCTCTATTTTTGCAACATACTGAAAAATGAGGACATAATATCATGGGTTAAAATTCTTATTGATTTCTTCTTAATAAATCTAATATTTcttttaaccctttcaccgattgctgcccagacagaagctactctgagacgatggcttccctggctactattgctcaagtgggagatcttcataataaatgtcaaccagatgctccgcagggcatagctttatacgaccgcagaggttgaaccctgaacggttagggcaagtatggacacaacattcaagctggattcagctctaaatttggattgtgattaaatagttgacacagcataggtttctgacacagaatgaatgtgttctaatgaacttaaaatttttgtttctcttagagcaattcactatgctgttgaatattaatcctctcaaaaaaatgtttgaagaaattttcttttttatttatgaaatttcaattgagaaaaattgaacccgatttttttaatcacatccccctttcccttattccaaaactaatctcaattaaaatttctaatggagtttgcaacaataactactcatttaaatacatcataaaatattaagatgtaaaaaaactgcttgttatcactgaatggtaaagattattttaatttatcagttggtagtaaaaagtgaatatacattgtatattgtatataacaaagatttaagtt
Encoded here:
- the LOC143070852 gene encoding vacuole membrane protein 1-like, with protein sequence FQYVAKIEKYVLWCAYWLGLGVLSSVGLGTGLHTFLLYLGPHIAAVTLAAYECKSTNFPEPPYPTEIVCPEGVTDGSTVSLWTIMNKVRLEAIMWGAGTALGELPPYFMARVARLSGADLDDDEFEEIEELIHEKKEHPEELGFMEKSKLAVHNLVQKVGFFGILACASIPNPLFDLAGITCGHFLIPFWTFFGATLIGKAVIKMHIQYREKQSDWFGQHGKN